GCTAGCACCAATCTCGTGATGTCATAACACTTTTGAGGCGTCAGACAGTAAACGACACTTATATTCTATTCTATAACaagacatatattctttatcatctgcagAAAATGACTAATTCCGTAAACCACCACGGCTGtcccaatatttttatttttattttttattttttcggtAATACAATCGTTACTCTACATTCAATTATTTGAAttttgtacatactgtattgaCGATTTCGGTCTCGTTCAAGCAAGTTTTAAACCGCAGTTgacttgttgcttttttttttttcttcaatacgAACTCGCCGCATTTGAAATCTCCTCAGCGTGTTTGCGAAAGGCGAGCGGAGACGAGTGTTTTCACTTTCAGCGCTTCTGAGTGCTTCTCTGTTGCCATCCGGTGACTCCGAGTGTCACGCCAGCGCCTTTTCTTGACCTGACGTTGCTTTTTCGACTGGATGACGTGCGCGCGTTTTGTCGTGACTCGCTCCCAGTGGCGGCTTTCTTCCCAtaacacgacccccccccccccccgctaagcATCACCGTCATatgtcacatacacacacgcacgcagatcTAAGGCAACATAAttagctgtgtttttttttttttttgtcatgccctAATAAAAGAGTCATTTGTTGGACATTTCCACGGCGCTACAAAGGGGACATTTATAAGGCCCCGGCGCAGGTTCGCCGGCGGGCCAAGGCCAACAGAACACGGGGGTATTTTTAGCGCTGCTCGGACCCTGGGCGTGGGCGGCGCAGACGGACGGCAGAGACGCACGGGCGCTTTTCTGGGATGTTCTCCTTTGGCGACCAGCGCTCGGAGTCGCTTAtgattttaccgtttggtgcccGTGGTACGATTTGGCTTTCTTTGTGTCCcctcgcttgtgtgtgtgtgtgtgtgtgtgtaatcatgTGTGCGGTTATGTTCTCTTGCGAGAGAAAAGTGGCGTCATTACGTCACAACTTTTCCATGCGAgccgtgtgtgttttgtgtgtgcgtgtgtgtgtgtctttgcgcGTATTGCCAGATTTGGGACGTGAGAGGTGGGAGTCGACTTCTCACCTTTTTAGCTAAATGTCATCCCGTGCCACACCcccgcctacacacacacacacacacatacagtgtgGTATTTGTCACAAACAagacatgaaaacatttttgtatgaTGCCAACATGTGTGTGGAAAAGTAAACATGGAGAAAAAGAAACGGAAAATCACATGTGTGTCATGTattgtgcgcgcgcacacacacacacacacacacacacacacacacacacacgcacacacacacacacacgtgcgcgcatcATTCTGATGGTGTATCTTGCGAGTGTGAAAGGGAGCCTTGTCTGGCTGCTGAAGGAACTCCCCTTccactgcatgtgtgtgtgtatgcgtgtgtgtgtgtgtgtgggggtgtgtgtgggtgcgtacGTGCGTGTAGGCCAGCATGCCAAGCAGACATACTAAACCACTCTACATCCATGTGGCAGCAAAATGTAGCTTGGAAAacaactctctcacacacacacacgcgcgcacgcacacacacacacacacgcgcacacgcacacacacacacacacacacacacacacgagggctCCAGAGGCCAGTCAGCAACCTAGCgagtatgtgcgtgtgcgtagtAAAAAAGAGGAAGTGTACAAGAGCTGTGAAAACAGCTCAGATCAGTAGTTTGAAGAAGAAATATCGTGtcgagggataaaaaaaaaaaaaaaaggaaaattcaaAAATGccagcacggggggggggggggggggggtcgggggagtCTCGCGAGGGTCACGTTTTTACGAGCGCGCCGGCGGCGCAGACAAAAGCGTTGAGACCGCGTGCAGGCGCACACATCTGAGGCGGGTTACGACAATTACAAAATGCTAATTAGCGGCAGCTGGGCTCAATCGGCGCAAAGCGACGTCACGGGCGAGAAGAAAGTGGCCGTGTCGCCCCCGCGAGAAAAAGAGCCATACGGTGAAGTCTGGCTATGCGCGAAGGGTTGGGGACCGTGccgtgctcccccccccccctttcctcctCCAGACACACCCCAACCCCGCCCAAAATCTTTCTACTGGCCCGTAAAAAActatttgcccccttcctgaaCCGCTCGGTAAGCATTTCCAAAATGCAATTTCTAGATTGACATATTTCTAACTCAGCGCCAGCTGTCGCCATCACGGCGTTGCCAGTGTGCTTGTAAAATCGAcatttactactttcctatttggCATTTTATTATAAATCAGGCCCACAAGGACACTCGCAATTTGTGACGCGAACTAAAAACAACTCTTTAGTCGCCGACTTGCCGTACCTTGCGTTGAGGAGCATCTGTCCGTAACTTAACTCCCGCCGCTGCCAAGAGCGATTTTCTTCTTCGATAGCCGCTCACAGTTCACGTTCGCTtgaaaaactaaacataaaacaaaaaaagaaatacacatcGTGTATTGAGACCACGTTCACTTTGtctcgctagcttaatgctaacacacaatgcaaaatgccattgaCGGGCTAACAAAATTACCCTTGACGCGGTGGCATGCAAACTGAgcatataacaatactcacaagcaagtatttatttattttctgcattttaaaaaaaatgacttagtTGCAACAATCTTGTAGTACGcatctggctgccgctgctcacccgcgattttatttttctttgttttgtctttgaaaagttTTGTGAAAGGTgctcataaataaaatatattcttcttattattattataattatgtcTGCATGAattatactgccccccggtggccaaggcaCGCATACCAGAAGGAGCAAGTCAATGCCAATGGAATTATCATGATGCACATACATGCTATTTCATTCGAATTGTGTGTTTTGACAAAGTACGCCAAACACGACCTACATTTTGGTTTCTGCCCTGGCAAGCGGGTCAAAAGGGGGGGCTGCCGCCTGCCGGTCTGGAGTGTGACCTCGGCAAACATGAGCGGGCCGCGCCAACGGATGCAGAAGCAGGCAAATAAGAGAAATGTTTGACAAAACCTCACAGTAGTCGTGCGGTTGTCTGCGTGTGCGTGACGCTGGCAcatagctcccccccccctctcgagAGGCCTCCCGGGTCAAACCAGTTAGCGTTGTCACAGTGCGGCCTCGCCATGTTTGTTTACTTTCCACGCTTTTGTGAATTTTATACATTTACTGCGAGCATGTGTGCCACCACACACGTGCGCGTATGAACAACGTACTTGCGTGTCTCTTTCCGGCCGAGAAATGCAAACGGCATCCGTTTGACCTGGATTCTtcacccccccctacccccccttcACCACGCAGGGTTCGGGTTTCCACGCATCTCGGAGGCAAAAGTACGGCAACGTGTTCAAGACCCACCTGCTGGGCCGACCGCTGATCCGCGTGACGGGCGCCGAGAACGTGCGCAAGGTGCTGATGGGCGAGCACACGCTGGTGACGGTGGACTGGCCGCAGAGCACCGCCGCCCTGCTCGGACCCAATTCGCTCGCCAACAGCATTGGCGACATCCATCGCAAGAGGAGGAAGGTCAGTTCGAGTCATCTCGCAACGTGCAAACAACAAATTGGAATCGGAGGTGGCTTGATGTGtccctgaacacacacacaaaaaaaacaatcacatttgtctttttttttctagcacaccGGATCTTGATCAATGAAACAAGAtcgtttcatttttgtttttaagtttgaccgatCAAGTTTGCGCAACACCAATTTTCCCATGTGTTGTAATTTGctgacatttcaaaaaaaaaataatcacctgTCGCCGACCCctcgattcattcattcattcattcatcttccgagccgcttgatcctcactagggtcgcggggggtgctggagcctatcccagccgtcttcgggcagtaggcgggggacaccctgaatcggttgccagccaatcacagggcacacgtagtcaaacaaccatccaagctcacactcacacctagggacaatttagagtgttcaatcagcctgccacgcatgtctttggaatgtgggaggaaaccggagcacccggagaaaacccacgcaggcccggggagaacatgcaaactccacacagggaggctggagctggaatcgaacccggtacctctgcactgtgaagccgacgtgctaaccactggactaccgggcttccCCCCTCGATTCATAAACATTCCAAAATAGTATATTTctatattacatattatataattgtgattgtattattattttatgatgaTTAAGCAAAATTTGGgccgatttgaaaaaaaaaaagtttacttacatttctaattaaaaacatttctaaAACTCGTCATCCATTCAAGCCAAATAAGCGGCAGCCATAACGACAACATCGCAGTTTGACGCCATTTTGGGTGACGGCGTGCATTCTGGTCAAGCCGCCACTCAGGTTGTGACTCtgagccccccccgcccccttttaattTCTCCCTGACGCCGCCTATTATCTCTCTTTCCGCCATCTTTTCCTCGCCAGGGCCATTTCAGGTAATCAGCCACTTAGTGCCATTATCCCCTCGTCCCAGGGGCAAATACCTACcttgctctcacacacacacacacacacacacacacacacacacacacacacacacacacacacacacacacacacacacacacacacacatttcaaggcGCAATCCGGTGCATTTCCTGTAAATCAGCCTCTCGCTTTCTCCCGCCGGGTCCTCCAGGAGGTAGGCGGGGTCAACTGTGGCGGCACACGGGGTCGGACCCGCAGAATGGGTGACCTCAGGTTTCTAAGTAGGGTTcacgtttcaaagtagggtttcgaaCTAGCGTAAGGGTTCCAATTTAGGGTTCTAATCTGGGCTCGCGCTTCCTTGGAGACCCCGGGCACTAACTTTGTGTAATGACCGTTGATTGGGGAAAGCACAAAGAGGGTCTTtctgcagaggggggggggggggggggggctcctgacATCGACCCGAACATGCCGTCGGTGAAACATGGCTGACGAGCCCGCGTCGTTGACCTCAGTTCCGAGTCAACTGTGAAATCGGTACGCGGCTGAGGGCTCAAGAGAGAAGGGGGGGCTGCTGCACCTGCAGACCTGGAGCCAGTAGAGGGGGCTACCACGTGAGATGAAAACCGGTCCGCTCACACGCTCGTCCGCCCGATGACGACTTAAaaggcgacacacacacacgcccgcgCGCGACCATGTCGGCGCGGTACTGAATAGAAGCGAAGGAGTCGGTAGAGTTGAGAATGGAAGCTGGGGAGGAAGAGAAAGCGTGGAGGTTTCTCTCCTTGAAAACGCGTTTCCTCACCTGGAACTGATCGATTGCTCCTTCCGCGATTTATTTTGAACTAATATGCGTAGGCGTGTCTTAGTCTTCGATCAATTGCCGAAAGCACTTTGCGCACAACAAATAAATTTTGGTCAATTGATTGACGGGAGTTCGGAGAGTATGAAATTGAAGCGTGtgcggggaggggaggggagagggGGCGGGTGGTTAAGGTCTGTAGCGAAGGAAATAGAAAGAAAGGATCGTGGACGTTTGGGTGAAAGCGGGAGCGAGGCAAAAGACGGCCGGCGAGAAGAATAAAGGAGTCTTTACATGTTTGAGGAACCAGCAGCTCACAGCACTTAAAGCGCGTAATTTAAGACATATGGATGTTATTAGGAccactgtgtctgtgtgtcgctCACTACAccgcactgtgtgtgtgtgtgtgtgtgtgtgtgtgtgtgtgtgtgtgtgtgtgtgtgagtgtgccgcAGGCTACAGAAAGACAGTCACGTTTTTGTGGTGCAGCAGAATGACTGCCGAACAATTGCCCCAActagcccccccctcccccccttgcaCCCAGGACTTTGCTCCCCTCCTGTGCCGAATTTGGAACGTCCCAAAATGTTACAGTTTCTCCAATTTGGacacctcccaaaaaaacatttgtgttttccCCAAATCTGGATACGCTGCGGCACTCTTGTGCCGACAAAGCCTGACAAATGAATCATCATGATTTTACATCTCTGTGGTagtgtggttagcacgtcggcttcacagtgcagaggtaccgggttcgattccagctccgggctccctgtgtggagtttgcatgttctccccgggcctgcgtgggttttctccgggtgctccggtttcctcccacattccaaaaacatacgtggcaggctgattgaacactctgaattgtccgtaggtgtgagtgtgggcgtgcaaggttgttcgtctctgtgtgccctgcgattggctggcaaccgattcagggtgtcccccgcctactgcccaaagacagctgggatcgtctccagcacccccctagtgaggttcaagcggctcggaagatgaatgaatgaatgaatgaatgtttgaggAGCATGTGTCAAATAGTTAGCATGTGGCTAATGCTAAACAGCTTATAAACTAATTCTAATAAGCTTGGAGAGCGCTTTAAAACAACCGCGGCTGCGTAACAAGCGCTCGTACAAGAGGTGAAAATCAAACGTTATAAAAACAAAGGCGCTTAACAGAGTAAACAAAGAAGATGGATTGAACGAGCACCCAAAAGATTCTTATTCAAAGGAAAATCGCTTCGAGAAAGATGCTCATCCATCAAACGATAATTATCCCCACGACCGCAAACATACTCAGGAGTCGAATCGGTTGTTTGTCATAAAATCGCATCTGGGAGACTTGGTTTCGTACCAGAAATTGTATAAATATCCCCCCTTCGGGCCGTCAGCATTTTTGCGCGTCGCGTCGCGAATGTATAAATCATCTCGGCGCATAAACATCGCCGCGGTTGGGCTGTGACTCCAGAGAGAAAATAGTTTGCGCTTGTTCCCGAGGGGGCGGTTAAGATGGCGGCCATCAAGCGAGAGAAGAACACGCGGGCGCTGGCGCCATCCCACCCGCGGCCtcgcccgacccccccccccccccacgctgaTCCGTCTGCGTTCCTCGCAGGTGTTTGCCAAAGTGTTCAGCCACGAGGCCTTGGAGTCGTACCTCCCCAAAATCCAGCAGGTGATCCAGGAGAGCCTGCGAGTGTGGAGCTCCAACCCCGAGCCCATCAACGTCTACAGGTAAAAAAACCGGGGCAGGCGACACCCGACACCGAGCCGCGTCGCAACTTGAGCGAAAATTCTTTTGCGCCTTTCCGCAGGGAGAGCCAGCGGTTGTCCTTCACCATGGCGGTGAGGGTGCTGCTGGGATTTCGGGTCTCCGAGGAGGAGATGAGGCACTTGTTCTCCACCTTCCAGGACTTTGTCAACAACCTCTTCAGCCTTCCCATCGACATGCCCTTCAGCGGCTACCGCAAGGTATGCTAGCTGCCGcgcggaaaaaaataaataaaaaatgcacaaCCCAGAGTGTGAcctacccccccctcccccgccaggGCTTGCGAGCGCGCGACAAGCTGCAGAAGAGCATCGAGAAAGCCATCAGGGAGAAGCCGCTGTGCACGCACGGCAAAGACTACAGCGACGCCCTGGACGTCCTCATGGACAGCGCTAAGGAGAACGGAGCCGAGCTCACCATGCAGGAGCTCAAGGTTGGGGCCCCGGGGGAGGGGCCGTGTGGGGGGGTTTCGCGGGACGCGCGTCGGCGCACTTGTCGCGTCGCTCATCAATCATAACGAGCGAGGGCGCGAACACGAGACGGAGTCGCGTACGGGCACGCCCGCTGTTTACCTATTCAAGTCATTCTGAGGAATTCTGTGGAAACTCAACTCGCGCTCTCTCCATGTGGTTTCTGGGTTAAGTCCAGCGCCAAAAATAAGTCAACACTCCCCCCCCGGAGGGGTCTGAAAGAGGCCtcctgtacacacacatacacacagagtgAACTGGGGAGGCCCTGTGGCACACACGCAACACGCAGCAAAGAGCCTCCGTGTTATCGACTCCGCCTCCGTTATCGCCTCTTGCCGCCAACAAAACGTCACGTTTGCCGACTTCCCCGCGGAAGGGGCCAAGGTGACATATTTGCGCATCGTTGCAGGAGTCCACCATCGAGCTGATCTTCGCCGCCTTCGCCACCACGGCCAGCGCCAGTACGTCCCTCATCATGCAGCTCCTGCGCCACCCGCCGGTCCTGGAGCGCCTACGTGAGGAGTTGAGGGTGAGGGGCTTCCTCCAGAACGGCCGCCTGTGCCCCGAGGGCCAGCTGCGTCTGGATACCATCGTCAGCCTCAAGTACCTGGACTGCGTCATCAAGGAGGTTCTGAGGCTCTTCACGCCCGTCTCGGGGGCCTACCGCACCGCCATGCAGACTTTTGAACTCGACGTAAGTGTGGAAGCCGTCCCCCCGGGAATGGCGTCCGCGAGGGATCGTTGGTTAGCTTGCCAGACGATCACGCTAATCGATTTGAACAAGTACTTTAATCGAGTGGGGCGCCGAGACCACTTACAGGTCTCGTTCTCGGGTGCCATTTGGAGGAGATTGGTCGCATACCCGTCAACCTCTGCCCCTTATAAATGATTTTATCTTTATCTACCTTTTTGTTAGTTTGCCGTGACGATAGTAGCGATCGACCACGGCAAAGATcgctcacctgctggtagccaacg
This window of the Hippocampus zosterae strain Florida chromosome 1, ASM2543408v3, whole genome shotgun sequence genome carries:
- the LOC127599987 gene encoding cytochrome P450 26B1 encodes the protein MLFDTFDLLSALATLAACALCVALLLAVSQQLWQLRWTATRDKKCKLPMPKGSMGFPFIGETCHWLLQGSGFHASRRQKYGNVFKTHLLGRPLIRVTGAENVRKVLMGEHTLVTVDWPQSTAALLGPNSLANSIGDIHRKRRKVFAKVFSHEALESYLPKIQQVIQESLRVWSSNPEPINVYRESQRLSFTMAVRVLLGFRVSEEEMRHLFSTFQDFVNNLFSLPIDMPFSGYRKGLRARDKLQKSIEKAIREKPLCTHGKDYSDALDVLMDSAKENGAELTMQELKESTIELIFAAFATTASASTSLIMQLLRHPPVLERLREELRVRGFLQNGRLCPEGQLRLDTIVSLKYLDCVIKEVLRLFTPVSGAYRTAMQTFELDGVQIPKGWSVMYSIRDTHDTSSVFKDVDAFDPDRFSQERGEDKEGRFHYLPFGGGVRSCLGKQLATLFLRILAIELASSSRFELATRNFPRMVTVPVVHPVDGLKVKFYGLDSNQNEIMAKSEELLGATV